From one Sesamum indicum cultivar Zhongzhi No. 13 unplaced genomic scaffold, S_indicum_v1.0 scaffold00128, whole genome shotgun sequence genomic stretch:
- the LOC105179238 gene encoding cysteine and histidine-rich domain-containing protein RAR1 isoform X1 yields the protein MAKVRCQRIGCDAMFSEDDNPDGSCTYHDAGPIFHDGMKEWSCCKKRSHDFSLFLEIPGCKTGKHTTEKPVLAKAAAAPKLPVSAPTTTTNLSSKDTCSRCRQGFFCSDHGSQARELNPKTSNASGDALGGLQAAQPPPAKKIIDINHPQICKNKGCGRTFKERDNHDTACSYHPGPAVFHDRMRGWKCCDIHVKEFDEFMSIPPCAKGWHNADPLP from the exons ATGGCGAAGGTGAGATGCCAGAGGATCGGATGCGACGCAATGTTCTCCGAAGACGACAATCCAGACGGTTCCTGTACTTATCACGATGCT GGT CCAATATTTCACGATGGGATGAAAGAATGGAGCTGTTGCAAGAAAAGGAGTCATGATTTCAGTTTGTTTTTGGAAATTCCTGG GTGCAAGACAGGAAAACACACAACTGAGAAGCCAGTGCTTGCAAAGGCAGCTGCAGCTCCAAAGCTACCAGTTTCGGCTCCAACTACCACCACCAATTTGTCGTCAAAAGATACTTGTTCACGGTGTCGCCAAGGGTTTTTCTGCTCTGACCAtg GCTCACAAGCCAGGGAATTGAATCCAAAAACCTCCAACGCTTCAGGAGATGCACTTGGTGGTTTGCAAGCTGCCCAGCCACCTCCAGCAAAGAAGATAATTGACATAAACCACCctcaaatttgtaaaaataaggGATGCGGTAGAACTTTTAAAGAGAGGGACAATCATGATACAGCTTGCAGTTACCATCCTGGCCCAGCCGTTTTCCATGACAGAATGAGAGGG TGGAAATGTTGCGACATTCATGTTaaagaatttgatgaattcaTGAGTATACCCCCGTGCGCAAAGGGATGGCACAATGCTGATCCTCTGCCATAA
- the LOC105179238 gene encoding cysteine and histidine-rich domain-containing protein RAR1 isoform X2 → MAKVRCQRIGCDAMFSEDDNPDGSCTYHDAGPIFHDGMKEWSCCKKRSHDFSLFLEIPGCKTGKHTTEKPVLAKAAAAPKLPVSAPTTTTNLSSKDTCSRCRQGFFCSDHGSQARELNPKTSNASGDALGGLQAAQPPPAKKIIDINHPQICKNKGCGRTFKERDNHDTACSYHPGPAVFHDRMRGHRVMSSCSLMVCSGNVATFMLKNLMNS, encoded by the exons ATGGCGAAGGTGAGATGCCAGAGGATCGGATGCGACGCAATGTTCTCCGAAGACGACAATCCAGACGGTTCCTGTACTTATCACGATGCT GGT CCAATATTTCACGATGGGATGAAAGAATGGAGCTGTTGCAAGAAAAGGAGTCATGATTTCAGTTTGTTTTTGGAAATTCCTGG GTGCAAGACAGGAAAACACACAACTGAGAAGCCAGTGCTTGCAAAGGCAGCTGCAGCTCCAAAGCTACCAGTTTCGGCTCCAACTACCACCACCAATTTGTCGTCAAAAGATACTTGTTCACGGTGTCGCCAAGGGTTTTTCTGCTCTGACCAtg GCTCACAAGCCAGGGAATTGAATCCAAAAACCTCCAACGCTTCAGGAGATGCACTTGGTGGTTTGCAAGCTGCCCAGCCACCTCCAGCAAAGAAGATAATTGACATAAACCACCctcaaatttgtaaaaataaggGATGCGGTAGAACTTTTAAAGAGAGGGACAATCATGATACAGCTTGCAGTTACCATCCTGGCCCAGCCGTTTTCCATGACAGAATGAGAGGG CATAGGGTAATGTCTTCTTGCTCATTGATGGTGTGCAGTGGAAATGTTGCGACATTCATGTTaaagaatttgatgaattcaTGA
- the LOC105179275 gene encoding K(+) efflux antiporter 5 isoform X2, whose translation MFDRVLEKEFSENDAPEGAGESSFNSTVADKQAELETVAKITHEKTKMNDTKEANGTKPFQFQDVFSLEKEDSDDMTTLIDKKDNVFVMSNKKSKYPVLQVDFRLISDLVVVIVSAAIGGIIFSCLGQPVIVGYLLAGSIIGPGGLKFISEMVQVETVAQFGVVFLLFALGLEFSLSKLKVVGPVAVLGGLLQIVILIFLSGITAVLCGAKLSEGVFVGCFMSMSSTAVVVKFLVERNSNNALHGQVTIGTLIFQDCAVGLLFALLPVLGGNSGILRGMLSMGKLLLTLSIYLSVASILTWLFVPRLLKLMMQLSSQTNELYQLAAVAFCLMSAWCSDKLGLSLELGSFVAGVMISTTEFAQHTLDQVEPIRNFFAALFLSSIGMLIHVHFLWTHVDILLASVILVVVVKTTVAAVITKAFSYSLRTSLIVGVLLAQIGEFAFVLLGRASNIHLIEGNMYLLLLGTTALSLVTTPVLFKLIPALMHLGIFMRWFSSENGTNNEEKISIVRNG comes from the exons ATGTTTGATCGCGTGCTGGAGAAGGAGTTTTCCGAGAATGATGCGCCTgaag GTGCTGGTGAGAGCAGCTTCAACAGTACTGTGGCTGATAAACAG GCAGAGTTGGAGACTGTTGCTAAAATCACCCATGAAAAGACAAAGATGAATGACACTAAAGAGGCCAA TGGTACCAAACCATTCCAATTTCAAGATGTTTTCTCCCTGGAGAAAGAAGATTCTGATGACATGACAACTCTCATAGATAAAAAG GATAACGTGTTTGTGATGTCGaataagaaatcaaaatatcCAGTACTTCAAGTAGATTTTAG GCTGATTTCAGACTTGGTGGTTGTGATAGTCTCTGCTGCCATTGGTGGAATTATCTTTTCCTGTTTGGGACAACCG GTTATTGTTGGCTATCTTCTGGCAGGATCGATCATTGGACCTGGtggtttaaaatttattagtgAGATGGTACAG GTAGAGACTGTCGCTCAATTTGGTGTTGTCTTTCTTCTATTTGCCTTGGGTCTGGAGTTCTCTTTGTCAAAG CTTAAAGTTGTGGGTCCTGTTGCTGTTCTTGGCGGTCTGCTTCAGATAGTCATCCTTATTTTCTTGTCTGGCATAACTGCAGTG TTATGTGGAGCAAAGTTGTCAGAGGGTGTATTTGTTGGTTGTTTTATGTCAATGTCGTCAACTGCAGtg GTAGTTAAGTTTCTGGTTGAGCGGAATAGTAATAATGCCCTTCATGGTCAAGTGACAATTGGGACACTTATTTTCCAG GACTGTGCAGTGGGCTTGTTATTTGCTTTACTCCCTGTTCTGGGAGGTAACAGTGGTATCCTGCGAGGAATGCTCTCCATGGGAAAATT GCTACTCACTCTGTCCATATATCTCAGTGTGGCTTCTATATTGACTTGGTTGTTTGTCCCTCGGCTTTTGAAGTTGATGATGCAACTATCAAGCCAA ACAAATGAACTCTACCAGCTGGCTGCTGTGGCCTTCTGCTTGATGTCTGCATGG TGCAGTGATAAACTGGGTCTTAGTCTTGAGTTGGGATCATTTGTGGCTGGGGTCATGATATCAACCACTGAATTTGCTCAGCATACCTTAGATCAG GTCGAACCAATTCGTAACTTCTTTGCTGCTCTTTTCCTCTCTAGTATTGGAATGCTCATACATGTGCATTTCCTGTGGACACATGTGGATATATTGCTTGCCTCTGTTATTTTGGTGGTGGTTGTCAAGACAACAGTTGCTGCTGTGATCACAAAAGCCTTTAGCTATAGTCTCAGGACATCGCTCATT GTGGGTGTGTTGCTTGCACAAATTGGGGAATTTGCATTTGTTCTCTTAGGCCGTGCTTCAAATATACATCTTATTGAG ggaaatatgtatcttcttcttcttggaaCAACAGCTCTCAGCCTC GTCACAACTCCCGTCTTATTCAAATTGATACCTGCTTTAATGCACCTGGGAATTTTTATGCGCTGGTTTTCTTCAGAGAATGGAACTAACAATGAG GAAAAAATCTCTATTGTTAGAAATGGATAA
- the LOC105179275 gene encoding K(+) efflux antiporter 5 isoform X1 codes for MFDRVLEKEFSENDAPEGAGESSFNSTVADKQAELETVAKITHEKTKMNDTKEANGTKPFQFQDVFSLEKEDSDDMTTLIDKKDNVFVMSNKKSKYPVLQVDFRLISDLVVVIVSAAIGGIIFSCLGQPVIVGYLLAGSIIGPGGLKFISEMVQVETVAQFGVVFLLFALGLEFSLSKLKVVGPVAVLGGLLQIVILIFLSGITAVLCGAKLSEGVFVGCFMSMSSTAVVVKFLVERNSNNALHGQVTIGTLIFQDCAVGLLFALLPVLGGNSGILRGMLSMGKLLLTLSIYLSVASILTWLFVPRLLKLMMQLSSQVSRITNELYQLAAVAFCLMSAWCSDKLGLSLELGSFVAGVMISTTEFAQHTLDQVEPIRNFFAALFLSSIGMLIHVHFLWTHVDILLASVILVVVVKTTVAAVITKAFSYSLRTSLIVGVLLAQIGEFAFVLLGRASNIHLIEGNMYLLLLGTTALSLVTTPVLFKLIPALMHLGIFMRWFSSENGTNNEEKISIVRNG; via the exons ATGTTTGATCGCGTGCTGGAGAAGGAGTTTTCCGAGAATGATGCGCCTgaag GTGCTGGTGAGAGCAGCTTCAACAGTACTGTGGCTGATAAACAG GCAGAGTTGGAGACTGTTGCTAAAATCACCCATGAAAAGACAAAGATGAATGACACTAAAGAGGCCAA TGGTACCAAACCATTCCAATTTCAAGATGTTTTCTCCCTGGAGAAAGAAGATTCTGATGACATGACAACTCTCATAGATAAAAAG GATAACGTGTTTGTGATGTCGaataagaaatcaaaatatcCAGTACTTCAAGTAGATTTTAG GCTGATTTCAGACTTGGTGGTTGTGATAGTCTCTGCTGCCATTGGTGGAATTATCTTTTCCTGTTTGGGACAACCG GTTATTGTTGGCTATCTTCTGGCAGGATCGATCATTGGACCTGGtggtttaaaatttattagtgAGATGGTACAG GTAGAGACTGTCGCTCAATTTGGTGTTGTCTTTCTTCTATTTGCCTTGGGTCTGGAGTTCTCTTTGTCAAAG CTTAAAGTTGTGGGTCCTGTTGCTGTTCTTGGCGGTCTGCTTCAGATAGTCATCCTTATTTTCTTGTCTGGCATAACTGCAGTG TTATGTGGAGCAAAGTTGTCAGAGGGTGTATTTGTTGGTTGTTTTATGTCAATGTCGTCAACTGCAGtg GTAGTTAAGTTTCTGGTTGAGCGGAATAGTAATAATGCCCTTCATGGTCAAGTGACAATTGGGACACTTATTTTCCAG GACTGTGCAGTGGGCTTGTTATTTGCTTTACTCCCTGTTCTGGGAGGTAACAGTGGTATCCTGCGAGGAATGCTCTCCATGGGAAAATT GCTACTCACTCTGTCCATATATCTCAGTGTGGCTTCTATATTGACTTGGTTGTTTGTCCCTCGGCTTTTGAAGTTGATGATGCAACTATCAAGCCAAGTTAGTAGAATT ACAAATGAACTCTACCAGCTGGCTGCTGTGGCCTTCTGCTTGATGTCTGCATGG TGCAGTGATAAACTGGGTCTTAGTCTTGAGTTGGGATCATTTGTGGCTGGGGTCATGATATCAACCACTGAATTTGCTCAGCATACCTTAGATCAG GTCGAACCAATTCGTAACTTCTTTGCTGCTCTTTTCCTCTCTAGTATTGGAATGCTCATACATGTGCATTTCCTGTGGACACATGTGGATATATTGCTTGCCTCTGTTATTTTGGTGGTGGTTGTCAAGACAACAGTTGCTGCTGTGATCACAAAAGCCTTTAGCTATAGTCTCAGGACATCGCTCATT GTGGGTGTGTTGCTTGCACAAATTGGGGAATTTGCATTTGTTCTCTTAGGCCGTGCTTCAAATATACATCTTATTGAG ggaaatatgtatcttcttcttcttggaaCAACAGCTCTCAGCCTC GTCACAACTCCCGTCTTATTCAAATTGATACCTGCTTTAATGCACCTGGGAATTTTTATGCGCTGGTTTTCTTCAGAGAATGGAACTAACAATGAG GAAAAAATCTCTATTGTTAGAAATGGATAA
- the LOC105179239 gene encoding DEAD-box ATP-dependent RNA helicase 7-like, protein MPSVVVAESQSSEKKKSMKKAESAEMAVDANPAEKKIKKEKKSSKKTKLTSEPDPDDSNSNTLLKKRKEKKRKALEIDGEDNEDERSETSSELGEPMNSMGKKKKKMKFEEEDEEEKEENPNALSNFRISVPLREALKSKGIESLFPIQAMTFGMILDGSDLVGRARTGQGKTLAFVLPILESLTNGPAKASRKTGYGRAPSVLVLLPTRELATQVFADFEVYGGALGLNSCCLYGGSPYQPQQIQLKRGVDIVVGTPGRIKDHIERGNLDFRSLKFRVLDEADEMLRMGFVEDVELILGKVEDASKVQTLLFSATLPDWVKHISAKFLKPDKKTADLVGNEKMKASTNVRHIVLPCSVSARTQLIPDIIRCYSSGGRTIIFTETKDSASTLAGVLPGARALHGDIQQATREVTLSGFRSGKFSTLVATNVAARGLDIDDVQLIIQCEPPRDVEAYIHRSGRTGRAGKTGVAVMLYDPRKSNFSKIERESGVKFEHISAPQPADIAKAAGAEAAEKINEISDSVIPVFKAAAQELLDSSELSPADLLAKALAKAAGYTEIKSRSLLTSMENYVTVLLECGRPVYTPSFAYGVLRRFLPEDKVESIKGLALTADGKGAVFDVAAQDLDTFLAGQENAAGVSLEVVKSLPRLQEREQSRGRFGGGGGGGRGDRRFSGGRGGGRGGFFKGPGGGRGRGSNNRRW, encoded by the exons ATGCCGTCGGTTGTTGTAGCTGAATCTCAATCCtctgagaagaagaagagtatGAAGAAAGCTGAATCTGCGGAAATGGCGGTGGACGCTAACCCCGCTGAGAAAAAGatcaagaaagagaagaagtcCAGCAAAAAGACTAAACTTACCTCGGAGCCTGACCCCGACGATTCTAATTCCAATACCCTGCTCAAAAAGAGGAAAGAGAAGAAGCGAAAGGCGTTGGAAATTGACGGCGAGGATAACGAGGATGAGAGGAGCGAGACCAGCTCCGAGTTGGGGGAGCCCATGAACAGTATGggtaagaagaaaaagaagatgaagtttGAGGAGGAAGATgaggaagagaaagaagagaatcCAAATGCTCTGTCGAATTTCCGTATTTCGGTGCCGTTGAGGGAGGCTTTAAAGTCCAAGGGGATTGAATCCTTGTTCCCGATTCAGGCAATGACTTTTGGTATGATTCTTGATGGTTCGGATTTGGTTGGGAGGGCGCGCACTGGTCAG GGTAAAACATTGGCTTTTGTGTTACCTATATTGGAATCATTGACAAATGGGCCCGCGAAAGCATCACGTAAGACTGGATATGGAAGGGCACCTAGTGTTCTCGTGCTTTTACCCACTAGGGAATTGGCCACGCAG GTGTTTGCTGACTTTGAAGTCTATGGTGGAGCGTTAGGGTTAAATTCTTGTTGCCTGTATGGAGGTTCTCCTTATCAGCCACAACAGATTCAATTGAAAAGAGGCGTTGATATTGTAGTTGGCACTCCTGGTCGCATTAAG GATCACATAGAGAGGGGTAACCTTGACTTCAGATCACTAAAGTTCCGAGTACTTGATGAAGCCGATGAAATGTTGAGGATGGGTTTTGTTGAAGATGTTGAACTTATTCTGG GCAAGGTAGAGGATGCTAGCAAAGTTCAGACTCTTCTTTTCAGTGCCACTTTGCCGGATTGGGTTAAGCAT ATATCTGCTAAGTTCTTAAAACCAGATAAAAAAACAGCTGACCTTGTTGGTAATGAGAAAATGAAAGCCAGCACCAACGTCAGGCATATTGTTCTTCCCTGTTCTGTTTCTGCAAGAACCCAGCTTATTCCTGATATCATTCGCTGCTATAGTAG TGGAGGCCGCACTATTATTTTCACGGAGACAAAGGATTCTGCTTCTACACTTGCTGGAGTACTTCCTGGAGCACGTGCTTTGCATGGGGACATACAACAGGCTACACGTGAG GTCACACTCTCTGGATTCAGATCTGGCAAATTTTCAACACTTGTTGCTACAAATGTAGCAGCCCGAGGATTGGATATTGATGATGTCCAGTTAATAATTCAG TGTGAGCCACCTCGTGATGTAGAGGCATACATCCATCGGTCTGGAAGAACAGGAAGAGCTG GGAAAACTGGTGTTGCTGTCATGCTTTATGATCCAAGGAAGTCAAATTTCTCTAAGATAGAAAGAGAATCTGGCGTGAAGTTTGAACATATATCTGCTCCACAGCCAGCTGATATAGCTAAAGCTGCTGGTGCTGAAGCTgcagaaaaaattaatgagatCTCTGATAG TGTCATTCCGGTATTCAAGGCTGCTGCACAAGAGCTATTGGACTCGTCTGAGTTGTCCCCAGCAGACCTGCTTGCAAAGGCACTGGCAAAGGCTGCT GGCTACACCGAGATCAAGAGTCGCTCACTTCTGACTTCAATGGAGAATTATGTTACTGTACTCCTGGAGTGCGGAAGGCCCGTTTACACGCCATC CTTTGCTTATGGAGTTCTGCGGAGGTTTTTACCTGAAGATAAAGTTGAGTCAATTAAGGGTCTTGCTTTAACAGCTGATGGGAAGGGCGCTGTTTTTGATGTGGCTGCACAAGATCTGGACACTTTCCTTGCAG GCCAGGAAAATGCAGCTGGGGTAAGCTTAGAAGTTGTAAAATCATTGCCACGACTGCAAGAAAGAGAGCAGTCACGAGGGAGATTtggaggaggtggtggtggtgggcgTGGTGACCGGAGGTTTTctggaggaagaggaggagggaGAGGTGGATTCTTTAAAGGTCCTGGTGGAGGAAGAGGTCGCGGCAGTAACAACCGCAGATGGTGa
- the LOC105179240 gene encoding mitochondrial metalloendopeptidase OMA1, with translation MGWYRRSSTFISDAFRCYCSKIAALRNPIQESISGNSLYTSFRPKSRISEFSQPIFRNSALQNVWRSPFLDGAKRFYYVDRNQVYHFRPRGYKRWIQNPKNVLAIVLVGSGVVITVYFGNLETVPYTKRTHFVLLSRNLEKELGETQFNQLKKQFKGKILPPLHPESIRVQRISQDIIEALHKGLRKEQVWSDIRYSPESVGLPIEAHEHETIKALSDRSLEEEQWHGEDKWRKEDEILDDQWVQKSRKKGQEKGMVSQTGHLEGLKWEVIVVNEPVINAFCLPGGKIVVFTGLLNHFRADAEIATVIGHEVGHVVARHSAEQISKNLWLTILQLILYQFFMPDIVNTMSNLFLRLPFSRRMEMEADYIGLLLVASAGYDPRVAPQVYEKLGRITGNSALQDYLATHPSGKKRAQVLAQAKVMEEALTIYREVQAGRGVEGFL, from the exons ATGGGATGGTACAGAAGATCATCAACATTCATTTCTGATGCTTTCCGTTGCTACTGTTCAAAGATTGCTGCGCTCAGAAACCCCATTCAAGAATCGATTTCAGGAAACAGTCTATACACTTCTTTCAGGCCCAAGTCAAGAATTTCTGAGTTCTCTCAACCAATTTTCAGGAACTCAGCTCTCCAGAATGTTTGGAGGAGCCCTTTTCTTGATGGGGCAAAGAGGTTTTACTATGTGGATAGGAACCAGGTTTACCACTTTAGGCCCAGAGGGTACAAACGGTGGATTCAGAATCCAAAAAATGTGTTAGCAATAGTTTTGGTTGGTTCTGGAGTTGTGATTACTGTGTATTTTGGGAATTTGGAGACTGTCCCTTACACAAAAAGAACccattttgttcttttgtcaagaaatcttgaaaaagagCTGGGAGAGACCCAATTTAATCAGCTCAAGAAACAGTTTAAAGGGAAAATTCTGCCACCTCTTCACCCTGAAAGTATTAGGGTTCAAAGGATATCACAGGATATAATTGAGGCTTTGCATAAAGGATTGAGAAAAGAGCAGGTTTGGAGTGATATTAGGTACTCACCAGAAAGCGTTGGATTGCCTATTGAGGCTCATGAACATGAGACAATTAAGGCATTGAGTGATAGGAGTCTTGAGGAGGAGCAATGGCATGGTGAAGATAAGTGGCGCAAGGAGGATGAAATCCTAGATGATCAGTGGGTTCAAAAGAGTAGGAAAAAAGGTCAAGAAAAGGGGATGGTATCTCAGACGGGGCATTTAGAGGGATTGAAGTGGGAGGTTATTGTGGTTAATGAGCCTGTGATCAATGCCTTCTGTTTGCCTGGTGGGAAGATTGTTGTTTTCACCGGATTGCTTAATCATTTTAGAGCGGATGCTGAGATTGCAACTGTTATTGGCCATGAG gTTGGTCATGTTGTCGCAAGGCACTCTGCAGAACAAATCTCTAAAAACCTTTGGCTGACCATATTACAGTTGATACTATACCAATTTTTCATGCCTGATATTGTCAATACCATGTCGAATCTCTTCCTGAGGCTCCCTTTTTCTCGGAG GATGGAGATGGAAGCAGATTACATTGGCCTACTGTTGGTTGCTTCTGCAGGCTACGATCCCCGAGTGGCTCCCCAAGTCTATGAGAAGTTGGGAAGAATCACAGGTAATTCAGCACTGCAAGATTATCTTGCCACTCATCCTTCTGGGAAGAAGAGAGCTCAAGTTCTTGCTCAAGCTAAAGTCATGGAAGAGGCCCTCACCATATACAGGGAGGTACAAGCGGGGCGTGGAGTCGAGGGCTTCCTTTAA
- the LOC105179241 gene encoding pentatricopeptide repeat-containing protein At5g66520-like — MIESQRLHLKNTIASLIHNCKNIRELNQIHSHVVVSPYLSPNDRSFLISRLFFYLCTVSESPVSLHHAKKIFNLIPNPSLFVYNAMIRANATKIKDPRSCQSLFLYKEMLGSGLVPDCITFPFMLKECSKRVDWFTGRSIHVHALKFGYEDDVYVQNALISLYSECGILEDARRVFDGMSNRDVVSWNTMIVGCLRGGELDEALALFREMKERRNIITWNSVITGLVQGGRAKEALDIFHEMQIAADTEDTVCPDKITVASALSACAALGAIDQGKWVHSYLERSGMECDMVIRTALVDMYGKCGCVDRAYEVFKGMPNKDVLAWTAMISVLALHGYGNEAFELFKEMEAVGVRPNAVTFVGLLSACAHSGLVEKGRRCFDMMRHVHCIEPQVQHYACMIDILGRAGLFIEAEELIRTMPMKPDVFVWGALLGACQLHGNIKLGENIARYLIDLEPDNHAFYIILCDLYAKSGRFDDQKRVRSLMKDQDIRKSVPGSSMIEVDGIVYEFSVKGSPEMLMEALQSVLMLLSNEMKIERNIGSIIR; from the coding sequence ATGATTGAATCTCAAAGGCTGCATCTCAAGAATACTATTGCAAGCTTGATACACAACTGCAAGAACATCAGGGAGCTCAATCAAATCCATTCCCACGTCGTAGTATCACCATATTTATCCCCAAATGATCGATCTTTTCTCATCTCTCGCCTCTTTTTCTACCTCTGCACCGTCTCCGAGTCACCAGTCTCTCTCCACCACGCCAAGAAAATCTTCAATCTAATTCCAAACCCGAGTCTTTTTGTATATAACGCCATGATCAGAGCAAATGCGACGAAAATAAAGGACCCTAGATCGTGTCAGTCCTTATTTTTGTACAAAGAGATGCTGGGTAGTGGTCTGGTACCTGATTGTATAACTTTCCCCTTTATGCTGAAGGAATGCTCGAAAAGAGTTGATTGGTTCACTGGTCGGAGCATCCATGTCCATGCATTGAAGTTTGGATATGAAGACGATGTTTACGTGCAGAATGCTTTGATAAGTTTGTATTCGGAGTGTGGGATTTTAGAGGATGCAAGGAGGGTGTTCGATGGAATGTCCAACAGGGATGTGGTTTCTTGGAATACGATGATTGTAGGGTGTTTGAGAGGTGGCGAGCTTGATGAGGCATTGGCTTTATTTAGGGAAATGAAGGAGAGGAGAAATATTATTACTTGGAACTCGGTGATCACGGGTTTAGTTCAAGGGGGAAGAGCGAAGGAGGCTTTagatatttttcatgaaatgcAAATTGCAGCTGATACAGAGGATACAGTCTGCCCAGACAAAATAACGGTGGCAAGTGCACTTTCGGCTTGTGCTGCTCTTGGTGCCATTGATCAAGGAAAGTGGGTGCATAGTTACTTGGAAAGAAGTGGGATGGAATGTGATATGGTGATAAGGACAGCTTTGGTGGACATGTATGGGAAATGTGGTTGTGTTGATAGAGCGTATGAGGTTTTCAAGGGGATGCCCAATAAGGATGTTTTGGCATGGACGGCCATGATTTCAGTGTTAGCACTTCATGGGTATGGGAATGAGGCCTTTGAGCTTTTCAAAGAGATGGAAGCAGTGGGAGTGAGGCCTAATGCTGTGACGTTTGTAGGACTGTTGTCTGCCTGTGCTCACTCAGGTCTTGTGGAGAAAGGTCGTCGGTGCTTTGATATGATGAGACATGTTCACTGTATTGAGCCCCAGGTCCAACATTATGCTTGCATGATTGATATACTTGGTCGAGCTGGGCTTTTCATTGAGGCCGAAGAGCTTATTAGAACTATGCCAATGAAGCCAGATGTTTTTGTTTGGGGTGCACTACTTGGAGCCTGTCAATTGCatggaaatattaaattaggaGAAAACATAGCTCGGTACTTGATTGATCTAGAACCTGACAACCATGCTTTCTACATTATATTGTGTGATTTATACGCCAAATCTGGTAGATTTGATGATCAGAAGAGAGTTAGATCTTTGATGAAAGACCAAGATATAAGGAAGTCAGTTCCGGGTTCCAGCATGATTGAAGTTGATGGCATTGTCTACGAATTTTCAGTGAAAGGATCACCTGAGATGCTGATGGAAGCCTTACAGAGTGTATTGATGTTATTAAGTAATGAGATGAAAATAGAAAGGAATATAGGCAGTATCATCAGGTAA